The Nitrospira sp. sequence CCAGCTGGCGCCCACTGAACGCTTTCAGCTGATCGAAGAGGTGAATCGCGTGGCCAAGGCCTTAGCCGAAGTGTATCAAGCCAAGAAGATAAACTATGAACTTCTCGGCAACCAGCTCCCTCATATCCATTGGCACGTGATCCCACGACGTGCCGGTGATCCCGCCCCCATGGAACCGGTCTGGCGGGTGCCGCATGAGCCCGTCCTTCTCTCAGGATCGGTTCTCCAAGAAACCATCGACCGGCTGGCCCATTCCCTTCAAAACGCTGGGTAGACCCCGTTCGTGCAGTCTCTTCTCGGATGGTATACTTTAAGGCTGATGTGCCTGGCTCTCGACGTATGAAAGTTATCCAATGCGTCTCGGATTGATCCTGTTGTCCCTCACCGTCGCCGCGCTCGTTTTCTCGCCGTTTCCTGCTTTCTCACATGCACCAGGAGAGCATAATTCATCAGGCGACGGAGAGGCCGCTGAGTCATCAGGGTCAGTTCCCGAACTGGGGTTCAACGAGCGACCTGATGCGGTGACAGCCCTCGAAGCGTTGCGGCGGACCGTTCGCCTTTTGCCGGATGTCCCGGATTACCGGTTGAAACTAGCCGAGGCGCTTCTTCGCATCGGCGATCTGGACGCCGCCATCGAAGAATGTCACTCCGCCATCATGCTGCAGCAGGATGACGGAAACGCACATCTCCAACTTGGGCTCCTCCTCACGGCAAAACAAGACTGGCGTGCAGCTGCCTCCGCGCTGAAAGAGGCGATCAGGCTGGAACCGGCCTCGCCTCATGCCCATTACAGCCTGGGAGGTGTCCACTACTCGCTCGGCAATATAACTGCGGCCGTTCAGTCCTATCGACGGGCGCTCGAACTGCGTCCCCACTTTCTCGATGCCCATTACCGCTTAGCGCTGCTGCTGAAAGTCACTGGACAGACGCGAGAAGCCGCGCAACATCTGGAGACGGCGGCGGTCGGCGGTGTGCCGCAGGCTCGGTTGTTTCTCGGCAACGCCTATAAGAATGGGCAGGGAGTTGAGAAAAACCTGGAGCTGGCGATTTTTTGGTGGATGCAAGCCGCTGATCTCGGCCAACAAGCTGCCGCTGATGCGTTGTCCAAGGCGAGACGCCAAGCGCTGTCTTCGGAGTCGACGAAACAGCGCCGAATGGAATGGCAGAAAGCCTTGCGGGGCTATCGCAATGTACTATGGAACGAATTTCCCGATATCAGTCGTCCGACAGAACAGCAATCGTTGGGAAAGATTCTCCTTGAGCAAAGCCGGGCAGAAGATGCAATTCCGGTACTGCTGAAGGAATGTTTTGCGCTGAGCGAAGAGGCGCAAGCTCAATTGGCTACACTCTATGAAACGGGATGGGACCAATACCTGAAGCCGTTCGACAAGAACATTCTCACCTGCTTCGAATTCACCTCATCGGACGGTTTCATCCCGGCGAAGAAAGCCCTGACTCGCATCTATGCAAAAGGACTCGGGCTCGATGCCGATGTCGCAAAAGCCAAAGCGACTCTCAAAGGCATCCCGAAACAAGAAGCACAATCTCTGCTCGATGAGCTAGGCGTCCGCTAGTTCATATGCGTGATCCTAAAAAACTTTGGCGTCTGTTTCTCGCGTCCGTTCCTCTGCAAGCGCTTGGCATAGGCGTACTGGCCACGCTCCTCTCAACGCTGCTGTGGTCCGCCGCCCCTGCGACCTTTACGGCGCTGGATTATGCCACCTATGACACCTGGCTTCGCCACCGCACAACCATCGGTATGAATCCTTCTTTGGCCGTTGTTGTTCGGGACGCAGCCAGTGAGGAACGCTTCGGCTCGGGCCCGTGGGACCGCGCCATCCTGGCACAGCTGATTGTCGCGCTACATGAAGCCGGTGCTGCCTCGATCGGCATCGACCATCGGCTGGATCATGCGAGTCCTGCCCAGCGCGGAGGAGCCGCAAGCGATACGCTCTTGCTGGAAGCTCTTCGCACGGCTTCACCCGTGGTCCTGATGTTTGATACCGACTCATTTCTTCAGTCTGAGGCTGTAATCGTCGGACACGTGGCAGTCGGGAGCGATCTTGATCACGTCTCCCGTCGCATCCCGCTGTCTATCAGGGTTGGAACTCAAACCGTACCGGCCTTCGGTTCGATACTGCACGAGGTATTTCGCCGGCAAGCCGCAGCGCCCGCACAGTTGGGTTCCGGCAATCCTGATGCGACGGTGCTGCTCAACATCGTCGGGGATGGATCACTCGCTGCTCTTCAGCCCATTCAACTGTCATCGGTCTGGGAGACGATCCAACGCCATGATGAGCAGCAACTGGAGACCTGGTTCAAAGACAAAGTCGTCGTGTTTCGATCGAGCCCATCAAGCCCGGAAACATGGCTCTTGCCGTCCAACGCTTCGGTCGACGGCATGACCGCCCACCTCCATCACTTGAATGCCTTGCTCAACCATGAACAAATCCGCGCTCTCGATTGGTTCGGCAACTTCATCATCACCCTATTGGTGGCGTCGCTTGTCGCGTGGTGCCTCTTGCACCACCGCGGAACGATCGGCCTCCTGCTTGCCGGTGCTGTCGTCGTGCTTTATGGCATACTCAGCGTCATCATCTTGAGCACGATATCGCTCGTGACACCGGTCGCACTCCCGCTGGCGACCTCCCTGTTCGTCTTCATCGGCACGACGGCCTGGGCGAATCTGACGGCAAGCACACGCCTGATCTTGCTCGAGCGAGACATGATCCGCGTCGAGCAAGAATCCGCGGCCGTCAGAGAAGCACTTCTTCTCCGCGAGGACCGAGCCGAAGCACTTCAGGAAGATTTGGAGACGGCCAAGGCGACAATCGCCTCTTCCGCCGGCCAACAGGAAGCGTTGGCCAGAACGACAGAGGCACTACGACTCCAAATCGCGGAGACCCAAAGCCAGGAGCAGGAGGCTCGCCGATACCTGCGGGACCTGGAAGGACGGCTCGCCGATCTCCAAGCGGCAAGCACCGTACCCAATACCATCGGCGATACGGAACTCACGCGGCTTCAAGCCGAATCCGGCCATTTTGGAATCATCACACAGGATCGCGCTTTGCTTCGCTTGTTTCACGACCTCAAGAAGAGCGCCAAGTCTCCGCTGACCGTCCTGCTCCTCGGGGAACCGGGAACCGGCAAGGAGCTCTTTGCCCGTGCCGTCCATCGGCTCAGCCTCCGATCAGGGAACACCTTCGTCGCCGTCAACATGGCGGCGATCTCTCCGGAGTTGTTTGAAAGTGAACTCTTCGGCCATATGAAGGGGAGTTTCACCGGCGCGACGGCTGATCGCCGTGGCTATTTCGGACTCGCCGACCACGGCACGATCTTTTTGGACGAAATCGGCGATCTCCGGATGGATCATCAGAGTAAGCTGCTCCGGGTGCTGCAAGACAAGTCATTCTATCGAGTCGGCGCCACCTCACCGACCACAGTGGATGTTCGCATCGTGGCCGCGACCAACCGCGACCTACGGAAGGGTGTATCGGAGGGATGGTTTCGCGAGGACTTGTACTTCAGGCTGAACGGGATGGTCTTCCACCTCCCGCCGCTGCGCCAACGTATTGGAGACATTCCGCTTCTCGCCGACACCTTCTTGAGCCAGATCGCTGAACAACTCAGGAGGCCGGTCCCGAAGCTGACGAATGAGGCGCTTCGCGCGTTGTCCGAGCATGAATGGCGGGGGAACGTGCGCGAACTCCGCCACTGTTTGGAACAGGCCGTGACTCTGAGCGACGGCCCGGTCTTGACCAGGGAGTCCCTGAGACTAGGCGACGAGCGTGAGCGGTTGACGGAGCGCGTGAAGCAGATTTTCCCCGATCCCGCCGGCGATGCTGCGGTCCTGAACTGTCTGAGGGAGCACGGCTTCGACATGCAGGCCACCGCCACCACCCTTGGTTGGGACCGCAGCACCGTCACACAACGTTTGAAGGGGCTCTGTTTCCAGGCGCTGGTAGAATCCGAGGGCGACCAGGCGAAAGCCGCGCTGACCATTGCCGGTGATTCGAGCCACCTACGAACCGCTGAGGTGAAGCTCAGAGACTACTATGGCCATCTGCAGTCCGTGATTGAACCGTTCCTCACCGCTGAAGACGCTCTTGCCGATTGCCGACGCCGTTTCAAGAATCTTCCCGAACGCCACTTCACAGCCGTGGAGGCGCTGGTGCGACGATATTTTCTTAACGCAAAAGCCTCTTCCCTTTGCACGACTAACGAACGCTCCTGACAATCGCGAATGACCAGCTATTTGAGTGGGAAGCGGAACGGGAGCTCGGATGGTTCTTGGCTACCCCTGCTACCCCCAGCTTTGAGGCACGAAATGTTGGTTGGCATAACGATCGAGCTTATCCAGAAGTTTATCAACTTCCATGACTTGGTTACTGGCGAACTTAGCAGGTCCATATTGTGCTTGCCACTGCTGTTCGTGAGGCACAGCACGCCTCCATGCTGCTCGTAAAGCATTCAGCTCTTTGTAACGCTCCCGCCACCATCGTTCAGGACGTCCGCCCGGCCAGTTCGGATTGGGCTCGATTTCTTCGAAGATCACGACGTGCTTGACCGAATCAATCTTGAATGAGTACTTGGACATGAAATCCATGCCAACGAGCCCTTCAAAGGCAGACGATACTGAGCGAGTGACGGTCGCAGGAATGAAGATATCGCTGGCTTCCCCGATCTGAACCTTATCAATGAATGTCCGGATAGCAGTAACCGAACCGCCGATACCACCGGCTTGCACTTCCACCTTTCCTTCGTCGCCACTAAATAGACCGAGCTGGTTGGCCAGCTTGGGAGAGATCACGAGGCCCGGGGCGCCTGTATCGAGAGCCATGGGCACCGTCACGGAATCGTTAAACTTGACGGACACGATCACCCGTTGAGCTGTGCCCTCATAAGCTTCGAATGGAACTTCATAACTATTGAGCTTCGGCTTGTCTTTGAACGGCTCAGATGCCGGCTCCACAGCGCGGATCTCTTGAGCCTTGGTGAGGTTTCGACCGGAACGAGACTCTTTCGGTACTTCTTCCTCCTTGAGCTTCTCCAACTTGATCTGGCCACGATACCGTGGTGGCACGTTCGCCAAAGAATCAGAAAAATGGAGAACACCATTCTCGTCTGTCCATCGAACCAGATCTCCGGCTGAGACCGGGGGCAACGAGCCGGCAACGAGGACACCGATGAACGGTAGCACACAAAGCGTGATATGCCAGTTATGCATGCCGGACAGTCTAACAAACACTGGACATATAACTAAGCAAAAACACAGAAACCGCGAGCAACTTCACTGACAAGAGTTTCGATTCGCACGTCTTTCCATCAACGCACAATCCGGTGGGTGAGCACTAGAGAGATTTGCAGGCATGGGATCTGACACGGAGCACGGCCTCTTGCTGGAAACGCATCTTGTAGGACGCGACAATCTCCTGAACGGCCTTGTTCAGCATGGCCTCGTCCGAATGGACGAGGCTCAGGACGTAGGACGGCTCCCGAATGACTTCGCCTGAAGCCGCTCGCCATTGGCCGGCGGCTTGCCACGCTGAAAGCCCTTCCGGAAACCGTGGAGTCACTGTATCGCTCAGAAATTTCGCCCAATCTTCCGGAGTGACATGCCCGGAGGGCGTTTCGGTTCCGAAGTACAACAACTCTTGGACTGCAAGCTGCCCATCACCACAGGGAGTGACATTCATGGTGGCGCAGCCCACGGCCGAGACGAGAAGCAGCAGAGAACCCAACACACTCCGAAGCACGCTGCGAGGA is a genomic window containing:
- a CDS encoding aspartyl protease family protein, which codes for MHNWHITLCVLPFIGVLVAGSLPPVSAGDLVRWTDENGVLHFSDSLANVPPRYRGQIKLEKLKEEEVPKESRSGRNLTKAQEIRAVEPASEPFKDKPKLNSYEVPFEAYEGTAQRVIVSVKFNDSVTVPMALDTGAPGLVISPKLANQLGLFSGDEGKVEVQAGGIGGSVTAIRTFIDKVQIGEASDIFIPATVTRSVSSAFEGLVGMDFMSKYSFKIDSVKHVVIFEEIEPNPNWPGGRPERWWRERYKELNALRAAWRRAVPHEQQWQAQYGPAKFASNQVMEVDKLLDKLDRYANQHFVPQSWG
- a CDS encoding HIT family protein, with amino-acid sequence MKDATCKACMGSWPRQDHLIADLGLSKAYLHDDQFFPGWTVVVFQRHATELFQLAPTERFQLIEEVNRVAKALAEVYQAKKINYELLGNQLPHIHWHVIPRRAGDPAPMEPVWRVPHEPVLLSGSVLQETIDRLAHSLQNAG
- a CDS encoding DUF3574 domain-containing protein — its product is MRIDSIVPRHVAAQIAPRSVLRSVLGSLLLLVSAVGCATMNVTPCGDGQLAVQELLYFGTETPSGHVTPEDWAKFLSDTVTPRFPEGLSAWQAAGQWRAASGEVIREPSYVLSLVHSDEAMLNKAVQEIVASYKMRFQQEAVLRVRSHACKSL
- a CDS encoding tetratricopeptide repeat protein, which translates into the protein MRLGLILLSLTVAALVFSPFPAFSHAPGEHNSSGDGEAAESSGSVPELGFNERPDAVTALEALRRTVRLLPDVPDYRLKLAEALLRIGDLDAAIEECHSAIMLQQDDGNAHLQLGLLLTAKQDWRAAASALKEAIRLEPASPHAHYSLGGVHYSLGNITAAVQSYRRALELRPHFLDAHYRLALLLKVTGQTREAAQHLETAAVGGVPQARLFLGNAYKNGQGVEKNLELAIFWWMQAADLGQQAAADALSKARRQALSSESTKQRRMEWQKALRGYRNVLWNEFPDISRPTEQQSLGKILLEQSRAEDAIPVLLKECFALSEEAQAQLATLYETGWDQYLKPFDKNILTCFEFTSSDGFIPAKKALTRIYAKGLGLDADVAKAKATLKGIPKQEAQSLLDELGVR
- a CDS encoding sigma 54-interacting transcriptional regulator; this translates as MRDPKKLWRLFLASVPLQALGIGVLATLLSTLLWSAAPATFTALDYATYDTWLRHRTTIGMNPSLAVVVRDAASEERFGSGPWDRAILAQLIVALHEAGAASIGIDHRLDHASPAQRGGAASDTLLLEALRTASPVVLMFDTDSFLQSEAVIVGHVAVGSDLDHVSRRIPLSIRVGTQTVPAFGSILHEVFRRQAAAPAQLGSGNPDATVLLNIVGDGSLAALQPIQLSSVWETIQRHDEQQLETWFKDKVVVFRSSPSSPETWLLPSNASVDGMTAHLHHLNALLNHEQIRALDWFGNFIITLLVASLVAWCLLHHRGTIGLLLAGAVVVLYGILSVIILSTISLVTPVALPLATSLFVFIGTTAWANLTASTRLILLERDMIRVEQESAAVREALLLREDRAEALQEDLETAKATIASSAGQQEALARTTEALRLQIAETQSQEQEARRYLRDLEGRLADLQAASTVPNTIGDTELTRLQAESGHFGIITQDRALLRLFHDLKKSAKSPLTVLLLGEPGTGKELFARAVHRLSLRSGNTFVAVNMAAISPELFESELFGHMKGSFTGATADRRGYFGLADHGTIFLDEIGDLRMDHQSKLLRVLQDKSFYRVGATSPTTVDVRIVAATNRDLRKGVSEGWFREDLYFRLNGMVFHLPPLRQRIGDIPLLADTFLSQIAEQLRRPVPKLTNEALRALSEHEWRGNVRELRHCLEQAVTLSDGPVLTRESLRLGDERERLTERVKQIFPDPAGDAAVLNCLREHGFDMQATATTLGWDRSTVTQRLKGLCFQALVESEGDQAKAALTIAGDSSHLRTAEVKLRDYYGHLQSVIEPFLTAEDALADCRRRFKNLPERHFTAVEALVRRYFLNAKASSLCTTNERS